A window of the Tunturibacter empetritectus genome harbors these coding sequences:
- the ccsA gene encoding cytochrome c biogenesis protein CcsA, producing MEQRTPTLRSVAWLWFGISIAVLAVGFRQAIFLVPTDAAQGNVGRIFYYHVPIAMLSLIFPYINFVASLFYLYWRHREPLKALAADALALSTAEVTVVYSSICLLTGMLWGRATWGIWWTWDPRLTSMLLLWLLYVSYLMLRRFSSTGQTHTLAAVLSVFAAVDVPIVYMSIRWWRTQHPAPVFGGGPDSGIDPSMLPAFYWNLAGWTVWGICIVLFRFALERRRQLAEQEAALQAIEASLEIPQ from the coding sequence ATGGAGCAGCGCACCCCCACTCTCCGCAGCGTCGCTTGGCTCTGGTTTGGCATCAGCATCGCTGTGCTCGCCGTCGGCTTCCGCCAAGCCATCTTCCTCGTCCCCACGGACGCAGCGCAGGGCAACGTCGGGCGCATCTTCTACTACCACGTCCCCATCGCGATGTTGAGTCTGATCTTCCCCTACATCAACTTCGTAGCCTCGCTCTTCTATCTCTACTGGCGACATCGCGAACCGCTCAAGGCCCTTGCCGCAGATGCCTTGGCGCTTAGCACTGCCGAAGTGACAGTTGTCTACTCCAGCATCTGTCTGCTTACTGGCATGCTCTGGGGCCGCGCCACCTGGGGCATCTGGTGGACCTGGGACCCCCGCCTTACCAGCATGCTCCTCCTGTGGCTGCTCTATGTCAGCTATCTGATGCTGCGCCGCTTCTCGTCTACTGGGCAGACCCACACTCTCGCCGCAGTTCTCTCAGTGTTTGCCGCGGTGGACGTTCCCATCGTCTACATGTCCATTCGCTGGTGGCGCACCCAGCACCCTGCGCCGGTCTTCGGGGGTGGCCCCGACTCAGGGATTGACCCCTCCATGCTCCCCGCCTTCTATTGGAATCTCGCCGGCTGGACCGTGTGGGGTATCTGCATCGTTCTCTTCCGTTTCGCCCTCGAGCGTCGTCGCCAACTAGCCGAGCAGGAGGCCGCCCTGCAGGCCATCGAAGCTTCTTTGGAGATCCCGCAATGA
- a CDS encoding heme exporter protein CcmB, which translates to MKYLHHVWDHLRKDLRLEWRSRDSINGMLFFSLLVVVVFGLAFDPTSYPTMARQISGGILWVALLFASITALNQSWTREQRNNVLEAQRMAPSPASALFLGKALANMLFVLAVEAVLAPIFIVFFNLHALGNVWLLAVILPLGTWALVVNGTFFAALGLRARNRELLLPLLLLPISLPALLAMVQATTGVLTADLDPIQINTWIKQLLGYDIIFTTVCILLFETVLNAE; encoded by the coding sequence ATGAAGTATCTCCATCACGTCTGGGACCACCTCCGCAAAGACCTCCGCCTCGAGTGGCGCTCCCGCGACTCCATCAACGGGATGCTCTTCTTCTCCCTCCTGGTCGTCGTAGTCTTCGGCCTGGCCTTCGACCCCACCAGCTACCCCACCATGGCCCGCCAGATCTCCGGTGGAATCCTCTGGGTGGCCCTGCTCTTCGCCTCCATCACAGCCCTCAACCAGTCCTGGACTCGGGAGCAGCGTAACAACGTCCTTGAAGCCCAGCGCATGGCCCCCTCCCCCGCCTCCGCCCTCTTCCTCGGCAAAGCCCTCGCTAACATGTTGTTTGTCTTGGCCGTCGAGGCGGTCTTGGCTCCTATCTTCATCGTATTTTTCAACCTCCACGCGCTCGGCAACGTCTGGCTTCTCGCTGTCATCCTGCCGCTTGGAACTTGGGCGCTGGTTGTCAACGGCACCTTCTTCGCCGCCTTGGGCCTGCGCGCCCGCAACCGCGAACTGCTTCTCCCACTGCTTCTCCTCCCCATCTCCCTCCCCGCCCTCCTGGCCATGGTGCAGGCCACCACTGGCGTACTCACCGCTGACCTCGACCCCATCCAGATCAACACCTGGATCAAGCAGCTCCTCGGCTACGACATCATCTTCACCACGGTCTGCATTCTGCTCTTCGAGACTGTCCTCAACGCCGAATGA
- the ybaK gene encoding Cys-tRNA(Pro) deacylase: MKTPAPAKTNAARLLDTLGIPYELRPYEVDPDDLTAISVARKIGLPPEQVFKTLLAHTNTIAGGPAGMDHVFAVIPGDAELDLKKLAHAAGAKKADLASLKEVEPLTGYIRGGVTVMGAKKPFPAFADETIELFDQISVSAGQRGLQLLLAPSDYLRAANATLADLTKDQPKA, translated from the coding sequence GTGAAGACGCCCGCCCCAGCCAAGACCAACGCCGCCCGCCTCCTCGACACCCTGGGCATCCCCTACGAACTCCGCCCCTACGAGGTCGACCCCGACGACCTGACCGCCATCTCCGTCGCCCGCAAGATAGGCCTCCCCCCCGAGCAGGTCTTCAAAACCCTCCTCGCCCACACCAACACTATCGCCGGCGGCCCAGCAGGGATGGACCACGTCTTCGCGGTCATCCCCGGCGACGCCGAACTCGACCTCAAAAAACTGGCCCACGCCGCCGGAGCAAAAAAAGCCGACCTAGCCTCCCTCAAAGAAGTAGAGCCGCTCACCGGCTACATCCGTGGCGGAGTCACCGTCATGGGAGCCAAAAAGCCCTTCCCAGCCTTCGCCGACGAGACCATCGAACTCTTCGACCAGATCTCCGTCTCCGCCGGCCAGCGAGGCCTCCAGCTCCTCCTCGCTCCCTCAGACTATCTCCGCGCCGCCAACGCAACCCTGGCCGATCTCACCAAGGATCAACCCAAGGCATGA
- a CDS encoding ABC transporter ATP-binding protein, translating into MTQTAETTRSTPTPSAAGRDCIALDSVSKIYGTFAALRNVTTSFCTGSSTVILGENGAGKSTLLRIIAGLITPTRGRVTVFSGSPHQQRRRIAYMSHSPMLYDELTAIENLNYFSSLHREGGCACVGNPEMALRAVGLDPKLNRPVGQYSQGMRQRTSLARVLQTDPEILLLDEPFSNLDAASARHMVELLADFRTWPVAPVNGVSGARTILLTTHQSTLAEPIADRTLTMRNGQILDTHWQTPRTTDSPAEAAG; encoded by the coding sequence ATGACGCAGACGGCAGAGACAACTCGCAGCACTCCGACTCCATCCGCTGCCGGCAGGGACTGCATCGCGCTCGACTCCGTCTCCAAGATCTACGGCACCTTCGCCGCCCTCCGCAACGTAACCACCAGCTTCTGCACCGGCTCCTCGACCGTCATCCTCGGCGAAAACGGAGCCGGAAAATCCACCCTCCTCCGCATCATCGCCGGCCTCATCACGCCCACCCGCGGCCGCGTTACAGTCTTCTCCGGCTCCCCTCACCAGCAGCGCCGCCGCATCGCCTACATGAGCCACTCGCCCATGCTCTACGACGAGCTCACCGCCATCGAGAACCTGAACTACTTCTCCTCGCTCCATCGCGAAGGAGGCTGCGCCTGCGTAGGCAACCCCGAGATGGCTCTCCGCGCCGTAGGCCTCGACCCCAAGCTTAACCGCCCAGTCGGCCAGTACTCCCAGGGCATGCGCCAGCGCACCTCCCTCGCCCGCGTCCTCCAGACCGACCCGGAGATACTCCTGCTCGACGAGCCCTTCTCCAACCTCGACGCCGCCTCCGCCCGCCACATGGTCGAGCTCCTCGCCGACTTCCGCACCTGGCCTGTAGCTCCGGTCAACGGAGTATCCGGTGCCCGCACCATCCTCCTCACCACCCACCAGTCCACCCTCGCCGAACCCATCGCCGACCGCACCCTCACCATGCGCAACGGCCAGATTCTGGACACTCACTGGCAGACTCCCCGGACCACGGACTCCCCAGCCGAGGCCGCTGGGTGA
- a CDS encoding cytochrome c maturation protein CcmE: MANAPQKSPVKFIVATLIIVATIAYLSFTGGRDNKSYYVTIGELQGMGNKAYVRHLRVAGNVAPGSIHRAGTSATFDLLEQGRKLSVVYQGSEPPPDTFKDDAQALAVGTYGHDGVFHATQLQAKCASKYAPAPASATPATTAAATLPATR, from the coding sequence ATGGCAAACGCACCCCAGAAGAGCCCGGTCAAATTCATCGTCGCCACTCTCATCATTGTGGCCACCATCGCCTATCTCTCCTTCACGGGCGGCCGCGACAACAAGAGCTACTACGTCACTATCGGCGAGCTTCAGGGTATGGGGAACAAAGCCTACGTCCGCCACCTCCGCGTAGCCGGCAACGTCGCCCCCGGAAGCATCCATCGCGCAGGCACCAGCGCCACCTTTGACCTCCTCGAACAAGGCCGTAAACTCTCCGTGGTCTACCAGGGCTCCGAGCCACCCCCCGACACCTTCAAGGACGACGCCCAGGCGCTCGCCGTCGGCACCTACGGCCACGACGGCGTCTTCCACGCCACCCAGCTCCAGGCCAAATGCGCCTCCAAGTACGCCCCGGCCCCCGCCTCTGCAACCCCGGCCACCACAGCTGCCGCAACCCTTCCCGCAACCCGCTAA
- a CDS encoding dienelactone hydrolase family protein, whose protein sequence is MAEDYAAVNFLEKPGPHAVGIRVVEHYDSARDFGSAVDQKTVPATQTERGRPLQTLVWYPAQRTGRKTMTMGDYVALMDTEVSFGKPQRTRDGDVLKAWLQASLGQSMSAVRDAGLETGRFPVVIYAPSFTSWSWENVDLCEYLASNGYVVVASPGMGEKSRESTHDLSGVNAQASDVSFLIEYAASLPDTDMTGVAAIGFSWGGLADLFAASRDNRIKALVSLDGSERYFPGLVEASKTVHPDQMTIPLIYFEEGDQSLEDQDLLNRRFHADGPSVLNQWVHGDLITIRMLGLFHPEFCSIAYRNEELWEKELPNLQVADYNRADGLVGYSWVMRYTRAFLGFYLKHDVQAGAFLKAPSSANGVPNHTMSVKLRPSIRVANKTVGDPAN, encoded by the coding sequence TTGGCTGAAGACTATGCCGCGGTGAATTTCCTCGAAAAACCGGGACCGCACGCAGTCGGGATCAGAGTCGTCGAGCACTATGACAGTGCGCGCGACTTTGGATCGGCAGTTGATCAAAAAACTGTCCCAGCGACCCAAACTGAACGTGGCCGGCCGTTGCAGACGCTCGTCTGGTACCCCGCGCAGAGGACTGGTCGGAAGACCATGACCATGGGGGATTACGTCGCGTTGATGGACACAGAGGTGAGCTTCGGTAAACCCCAGAGAACGCGAGATGGCGATGTACTAAAGGCGTGGTTACAAGCATCCCTTGGACAATCGATGTCAGCTGTACGGGATGCGGGCCTTGAGACGGGCCGGTTTCCGGTGGTGATCTACGCTCCAAGCTTCACTTCCTGGTCTTGGGAGAATGTTGATCTGTGTGAATATCTCGCGAGCAACGGCTATGTCGTGGTTGCAAGTCCAGGCATGGGAGAGAAGTCTCGTGAATCTACTCATGATCTGTCGGGAGTCAACGCTCAGGCCAGTGACGTATCGTTTCTGATCGAGTATGCGGCCTCACTTCCAGACACCGACATGACGGGGGTAGCTGCCATTGGCTTTAGCTGGGGAGGACTGGCCGACTTGTTCGCAGCTTCGAGAGACAATCGAATCAAGGCGTTGGTCTCTCTTGATGGTAGCGAGCGCTACTTTCCGGGCTTGGTTGAAGCGTCCAAGACTGTTCACCCCGACCAAATGACCATTCCGCTAATCTACTTCGAAGAGGGCGACCAATCGCTGGAAGATCAGGATCTACTTAATCGTCGCTTTCACGCGGATGGACCGAGTGTACTCAATCAGTGGGTACATGGGGATCTGATCACCATTCGGATGTTGGGACTCTTTCATCCTGAGTTCTGCTCAATTGCATATCGAAATGAAGAGCTATGGGAAAAGGAGCTTCCGAATCTACAAGTGGCAGATTACAACCGTGCAGACGGTTTAGTCGGATATTCCTGGGTGATGCGCTACACGAGAGCGTTCCTAGGCTTTTATCTAAAACACGATGTTCAGGCTGGAGCCTTCCTGAAGGCTCCTTCAAGTGCGAACGGCGTTCCAAACCACACGATGTCGGTGAAATTGCGGCCGAGTATTCGCGTCGCGAATAAAACGGTTGGAGACCCAGCCAACTAA
- a CDS encoding lysozyme inhibitor LprI family protein, with amino-acid sequence MFIARRLIGVGLVVAVAAPLWGQDANGQDKTLVQEDSRLNSVYQQRVAQLRADPKGLTALRKQERDWIMQRDQQCGKDAGCLTQATKAHADYFETQVKQNDPAAKAGSPIPEMIRGQWMVKKVLPTKTIACWDQKQADAMIGTELEYKADSLRWKTTTVRNLGSTAATVEAKQFAEDNSGRGSQSSQVDFSQLGIATPTVQQITIEHPDVTIQDGSAGGSMEMPGDVVMMKDSDRLVFSVCNVYFEADRAGKP; translated from the coding sequence ATGTTTATAGCGCGGAGGTTGATAGGTGTTGGTCTGGTGGTGGCCGTGGCTGCGCCTCTGTGGGGGCAGGATGCGAATGGGCAGGACAAGACTCTGGTGCAGGAAGACAGCCGTTTGAACAGTGTGTATCAACAGAGAGTGGCGCAGCTGCGGGCCGATCCGAAGGGGTTGACGGCGCTGCGGAAGCAGGAGCGCGACTGGATTATGCAGCGGGATCAGCAGTGCGGGAAGGACGCTGGGTGTTTGACGCAGGCGACGAAGGCGCACGCCGACTACTTTGAGACGCAGGTGAAGCAGAACGATCCCGCGGCCAAGGCGGGCAGTCCGATTCCTGAGATGATTAGGGGACAATGGATGGTGAAGAAGGTGCTTCCTACGAAGACGATCGCGTGCTGGGACCAGAAGCAGGCCGATGCAATGATAGGCACTGAGCTGGAGTACAAGGCGGATAGCCTGCGATGGAAGACGACGACGGTGCGGAACCTTGGCAGTACGGCGGCAACGGTCGAAGCGAAGCAATTTGCTGAAGACAACTCGGGTAGGGGCAGCCAGAGTTCTCAGGTGGATTTTAGTCAGTTGGGCATCGCGACGCCAACTGTACAGCAGATCACGATCGAGCATCCAGACGTCACAATCCAGGACGGGTCGGCTGGCGGCAGTATGGAGATGCCGGGTGATGTGGTGATGATGAAGGATAGCGACCGGCTGGTGTTTTCGGTTTGCAATGTTTATTTTGAGGCGGATCGGGCTGGGAAACCGTAA
- a CDS encoding ferritin-like domain-containing protein has protein sequence MKLFSENIEDLRTLYIANLKKALDMEQKITKALPTMIEKSTDPQLASAFRNHLTETQTHVAKVESILRDATNGNADTSTCKAISALVTEAEDNIKDAADTSIRDITLIASAQQVEHHEIAVYGTLRTWAELLGDDDAADLLDSILDEEKNADELLSTISDTVNTTAAEPKTVTATSV, from the coding sequence ATGAAGCTATTCTCCGAAAACATCGAAGACCTCCGCACCCTCTATATCGCCAACCTCAAAAAGGCCCTCGACATGGAGCAGAAGATCACCAAAGCCCTCCCCACCATGATCGAGAAGTCCACCGACCCCCAGCTCGCCTCCGCCTTCCGCAACCACCTCACCGAAACTCAAACCCACGTCGCCAAAGTTGAAAGCATCCTCCGCGACGCCACCAACGGCAACGCCGACACCTCCACCTGCAAAGCCATCTCCGCCCTCGTCACCGAAGCCGAGGACAACATCAAGGACGCAGCAGACACCAGCATCCGCGACATCACCCTCATCGCCTCCGCGCAGCAGGTCGAGCATCATGAGATCGCCGTCTACGGCACCCTCCGCACCTGGGCCGAACTCCTCGGCGACGACGACGCAGCCGATCTCCTCGACAGCATCCTCGACGAAGAGAAGAACGCCGACGAACTCCTCTCCACCATCTCCGACACCGTCAACACCACCGCAGCCGAACCCAAAACCGTAACCGCCACCAGCGTCTAG
- the thiC gene encoding phosphomethylpyrimidine synthase ThiC, whose protein sequence is MSENGNGAASNGNGSGAHSHGNDYKVPTGRAEWIVKRKAEAARTGDMNMSQMHFARKGMITEEMAYVAGREKISAELVRSEVAKGTMIIPANINHVELEPMAIGVESLCKINANIGNSALVSNVDEELRKLHTAVHFGADTVMDLSTGGDISMIREQILRHSPVPIGTVPLYEALSRVKRVEDLNIDLYLEVIEEQAQQGVDYFTIHAGVLIEYVPLVAKRITGIVSRGGAILAQWMTSNHKQNFLYENFDRITKVMVKYDVSYSLGDGLRPGCLADASDEAQFAELKTLGELTRQAWKSDVQVMIEGPGHIPMDQIKLQVDKEVELCDGAPFYVLGPLVTDIAPGYDHITSAIGAAMIGWHGAAMLCYVTPKEHLGLPNEKDVKDGIIAYKIAAHAADVARHRPGARDRDDAISHARYTFDWDKQFALSLDPETARGMHDETLPDDYYKEAAFCSMCGPKFCSMNWSSKVDEFNAKEHGLHKQDLTQIVTEQMALRG, encoded by the coding sequence ATGAGCGAAAACGGGAACGGGGCGGCTTCAAACGGCAATGGCAGTGGGGCGCACTCGCACGGCAACGACTACAAGGTGCCGACGGGGCGGGCGGAGTGGATTGTGAAGCGCAAGGCCGAGGCGGCGCGGACTGGCGATATGAATATGAGCCAGATGCACTTTGCGCGGAAGGGCATGATCACCGAAGAGATGGCCTATGTCGCCGGACGGGAGAAGATTTCGGCGGAGCTGGTACGGAGCGAGGTGGCGAAGGGGACGATGATTATCCCGGCAAACATCAACCACGTGGAGCTGGAGCCGATGGCGATTGGGGTGGAGTCCCTGTGCAAGATCAATGCGAATATCGGGAACTCGGCGCTGGTGTCGAATGTGGATGAGGAGTTGCGAAAGCTGCATACGGCGGTGCACTTTGGCGCGGATACGGTGATGGATCTGTCGACGGGTGGGGATATTTCGATGATTCGGGAGCAGATTCTGCGGCATTCGCCGGTCCCGATTGGGACGGTGCCGTTGTATGAGGCGCTCTCGCGAGTGAAGAGGGTGGAGGATCTGAATATTGATCTTTACCTTGAGGTGATTGAGGAGCAGGCGCAGCAGGGAGTGGATTACTTTACGATTCATGCGGGCGTGCTGATTGAGTATGTGCCGCTGGTAGCGAAGCGGATTACTGGGATTGTGAGCCGGGGTGGGGCGATTCTGGCGCAGTGGATGACGTCGAATCATAAGCAGAACTTTTTGTATGAGAACTTCGACCGGATTACGAAGGTGATGGTGAAGTATGACGTGAGCTACTCGCTGGGCGATGGGCTAAGGCCGGGGTGTCTGGCGGATGCGAGCGATGAAGCTCAGTTTGCGGAGTTGAAGACGCTAGGTGAGCTGACCCGACAGGCGTGGAAGAGCGATGTGCAGGTGATGATCGAAGGGCCGGGGCATATCCCGATGGACCAGATCAAGCTACAGGTGGATAAAGAGGTTGAGTTGTGCGATGGGGCTCCGTTTTATGTGCTGGGACCGCTGGTGACCGATATCGCGCCTGGATATGACCACATTACGTCGGCGATTGGCGCGGCGATGATTGGGTGGCATGGTGCGGCGATGCTCTGCTATGTAACTCCGAAGGAGCACCTTGGACTGCCGAATGAGAAGGATGTGAAGGACGGGATTATCGCTTACAAGATTGCGGCGCATGCGGCGGATGTGGCTCGTCATCGGCCGGGCGCGAGGGATCGGGATGATGCGATCTCGCATGCTCGGTACACGTTTGATTGGGATAAGCAGTTTGCACTGTCGCTTGACCCGGAGACGGCACGAGGGATGCATGACGAGACGCTGCCGGATGACTACTACAAGGAAGCGGCGTTCTGCAGTATGTGCGGGCCGAAGTTCTGCAGCATGAACTGGTCGAGCAAGGTGGACGAGTTCAATGCGAAGGAGCATGGGCTGCATAAGCAGGACCTGACGCAGATCGTTACGGAGCAGATGGCGTTGCGGGGGTAG
- a CDS encoding M28 family metallopeptidase, giving the protein MTRLRTVACLLPLAALTLAQSPTPQVFGYRDFAQQSKWDKIFMAVPDAALAGQHLKTLTAAPHWASSPEDYATAVYVADKFKAAGLETQIVPYKVLLTKPVKILIEAFDADGKKLMSGPTPEHVDPSKFGGDPFQDDPRILPAFNGSSPSGDVTAEVVYANYGTLADFQQLTKLGISVKGKIVLVRYGENFRGIKTYIAQQYGAVGVLIYSDPADDGYFRGDIYPRGPYRPETAVQRGSIQFLPIYPGDPTTPGIASTPDLPDSKRIPVDKLQNNQPTIPTNPLSYHDAAPILKALGGAESPRDWQGALPFTYHLGASSNLGAGGTHGTPPKITVHMHLDQDIALRTIWDVTGTIDGTDSTQKEDWVVAGNHRDAWVYGAVDPNSGTAAMLETVHGLGELLKQGWKPQRRIVLCSWDAEEEGLIGSTEWAEQHETHLAHAVAYFNTDVGVAGPNFDAAAVPSLKQFVREVTKEVASPKGGTVYEQWKADQATAPTRRTHKPTESTDSDVHIGTLGSGSDYTPFIQHLGVPSTDIGSEGPYGVYHSVFDNYNWFTKFADPTFVYEQQQARVFGLEILHMADADVLPYDYQLYGKEIVGYLEAAQKQATAKNLTLDFTAAQAAANRFAAAGTAIRATQAAPSSNPVALNKSLREAEGALLNPEGLPKRSWYKHTIYAPGEFTGYAAVVIPGVNEGIDAPDAPRAQSQLAALAAALNHSAAILENANKQATK; this is encoded by the coding sequence TTGACTCGTCTCCGCACCGTAGCCTGCCTGCTCCCCCTCGCCGCCCTCACACTGGCCCAGTCTCCCACCCCCCAGGTCTTCGGATATCGCGACTTCGCCCAGCAGTCAAAGTGGGACAAAATCTTCATGGCTGTCCCCGACGCCGCACTCGCAGGCCAGCACCTCAAGACCCTCACCGCCGCCCCCCACTGGGCCAGTTCACCCGAGGACTACGCCACCGCCGTCTACGTCGCCGACAAGTTCAAAGCCGCCGGCCTCGAAACCCAGATCGTCCCCTACAAAGTCCTCCTCACCAAACCCGTCAAGATCCTCATCGAAGCCTTCGATGCCGACGGCAAAAAACTCATGTCCGGTCCCACCCCAGAGCACGTCGACCCCAGCAAATTCGGCGGCGACCCCTTCCAGGACGATCCCCGCATCCTGCCCGCCTTCAACGGCTCCTCCCCCTCGGGCGACGTCACCGCCGAGGTCGTCTACGCCAACTACGGCACCCTCGCCGACTTCCAGCAGCTCACCAAACTAGGCATCAGCGTCAAAGGCAAGATCGTCCTCGTCCGCTACGGCGAAAACTTCCGCGGCATCAAGACCTACATTGCCCAGCAGTACGGAGCCGTCGGCGTCCTCATCTACTCCGACCCCGCCGACGACGGCTACTTCCGCGGCGACATCTACCCCCGCGGCCCATACCGCCCCGAGACCGCCGTCCAGCGCGGCTCCATCCAGTTCCTTCCCATCTACCCCGGCGACCCCACCACTCCCGGCATAGCCTCCACACCCGACCTCCCCGACTCCAAACGCATCCCCGTCGACAAGCTTCAGAACAATCAGCCCACCATCCCCACTAACCCCCTCTCCTACCACGACGCCGCCCCCATCCTCAAAGCCCTCGGCGGAGCCGAATCCCCCCGCGACTGGCAGGGCGCACTCCCCTTCACTTACCACCTAGGAGCCTCCAGCAATCTCGGAGCAGGCGGCACTCACGGTACGCCTCCTAAAATCACTGTCCACATGCACCTCGATCAGGACATCGCCCTCCGTACCATCTGGGACGTCACCGGCACCATCGACGGAACCGACTCCACCCAGAAAGAAGACTGGGTCGTAGCCGGAAACCACCGCGACGCCTGGGTCTACGGCGCCGTCGATCCCAACTCCGGCACTGCCGCCATGCTCGAAACCGTTCACGGCCTGGGCGAACTCCTCAAGCAAGGCTGGAAGCCACAACGCCGCATCGTCCTCTGCAGTTGGGACGCAGAAGAAGAAGGTCTCATCGGCTCCACCGAGTGGGCCGAGCAGCACGAAACCCACCTCGCCCACGCCGTAGCCTACTTCAACACCGACGTAGGCGTAGCCGGCCCCAACTTCGACGCCGCCGCCGTACCCTCGCTCAAACAGTTCGTCCGCGAAGTCACCAAAGAAGTCGCCAGCCCCAAAGGCGGAACCGTCTACGAACAGTGGAAGGCCGACCAGGCAACCGCCCCCACGCGGCGCACACACAAGCCAACCGAATCCACTGACTCCGACGTCCACATCGGCACCCTCGGCTCCGGCTCCGACTACACCCCCTTCATCCAGCACCTCGGCGTCCCCTCCACCGACATCGGCTCCGAAGGCCCCTACGGCGTCTACCACTCCGTCTTCGACAACTACAACTGGTTCACCAAATTCGCCGACCCCACCTTCGTCTACGAGCAGCAACAAGCTCGCGTCTTCGGCCTCGAGATCCTCCACATGGCCGACGCCGACGTCCTTCCCTACGACTACCAGCTCTACGGCAAAGAGATCGTAGGCTACCTCGAGGCCGCGCAGAAACAAGCCACCGCCAAGAACCTCACCCTCGACTTCACCGCTGCCCAGGCCGCCGCCAACCGCTTCGCCGCCGCCGGCACCGCCATCCGAGCCACCCAGGCCGCGCCGTCATCAAACCCCGTCGCACTCAACAAATCCCTGCGCGAAGCCGAGGGCGCTCTTCTAAACCCCGAAGGTCTCCCCAAGCGCTCCTGGTACAAACACACCATCTACGCTCCAGGCGAGTTCACCGGCTACGCCGCCGTCGTCATCCCCGGCGTGAACGAAGGCATCGACGCCCCCGACGCCCCGAGAGCCCAATCGCAGCTAGCCGCCTTGGCCGCCGCCCTCAACCACTCCGCCGCCATCCTCGAAAACGCAAACAAACAAGCCACCAAATAA
- the mscL gene encoding large conductance mechanosensitive channel protein MscL has protein sequence MFKGFRDFILRGNVVDLAVAVIIGAAFTSIVTSLTEKIINPLLGAVIGKPNFGYLIAHVNGGEIRYGDFITAIINFLLIAGVVYFFLVLPIQYLLKKFHPTIAEPPATKPCPQCLGDIPIPATRCKFCTQPV, from the coding sequence ATGTTCAAAGGATTCCGCGATTTCATTCTGCGTGGTAACGTCGTCGATCTTGCCGTCGCCGTCATCATCGGAGCCGCATTCACCTCCATCGTCACCTCGCTGACTGAGAAGATCATCAATCCCCTCCTGGGCGCAGTCATCGGCAAGCCCAACTTCGGCTACCTCATCGCCCACGTCAACGGCGGCGAGATCCGCTACGGCGACTTCATCACCGCCATCATCAACTTCCTCCTCATCGCCGGCGTCGTTTACTTCTTCCTTGTACTGCCCATTCAGTACCTCCTGAAAAAATTCCACCCCACAATCGCCGAGCCACCTGCCACCAAGCCCTGCCCCCAGTGCCTGGGCGACATCCCCATCCCCGCCACTCGCTGCAAGTTCTGCACCCAGCCCGTATAG
- a CDS encoding permease: protein MKYPLFNPRVHSLLRGSLLVLLSLAVALLLSDFPHNRATPLLILPVLFAIAGTADTVRCMQRRWSFYHAGVILCIYMDLMALCMILFFLLYPYARWIASSQ from the coding sequence GTGAAATATCCCCTCTTCAATCCGCGTGTCCACTCTCTTCTCCGCGGCAGCCTTCTGGTACTCCTCAGCCTCGCCGTAGCTCTCCTCCTTTCCGACTTCCCCCACAACCGCGCCACTCCCCTCCTCATCCTTCCCGTCCTCTTCGCCATCGCCGGCACCGCCGACACCGTCCGATGCATGCAGCGCCGCTGGAGCTTCTATCACGCCGGCGTCATCCTCTGCATCTACATGGACCTCATGGCCCTCTGCATGATCCTCTTCTTTCTCCTCTACCCTTACGCCCGCTGGATAGCATCTTCCCAATAA